A portion of the Algisphaera agarilytica genome contains these proteins:
- a CDS encoding helix-turn-helix domain-containing protein: MERSASDMHWSDPNVVWAVNRCLRTYPEPGWSIGPEWSGQLKDLDLWLILGGRGWMRCDGEEFELRRGVALVARAGSSYEAWQDLDDRLCVDAIHFDLLDQQGRRLPGDALPPRVLSVADLGMAEAVSRRLRERRYFHPEGQSASDDRVSGALLRGLLLDLDHHTLASGNDDASDEMAEHRTAVQRALSLIHEKPGHQLTVADLAEDAGYSPDHFSRIFRSLTGRSPQAAMIHARLDRARHLLRSTPMSISQIAEALEYSDAFFFSRQFKKFVGESPTQYRQKPRS; encoded by the coding sequence ATGGAGCGAAGCGCGAGCGATATGCACTGGTCCGATCCAAATGTTGTGTGGGCGGTTAACCGATGCCTTCGGACCTACCCGGAGCCGGGCTGGTCGATCGGGCCGGAGTGGTCGGGTCAGCTCAAGGACCTGGACCTCTGGCTGATCCTGGGCGGGCGGGGGTGGATGCGCTGTGACGGCGAGGAATTCGAGCTGCGTCGGGGCGTTGCGCTGGTGGCCCGTGCGGGCAGTTCGTACGAAGCGTGGCAGGACCTCGACGATCGTCTGTGTGTGGACGCGATCCATTTTGATCTACTGGACCAACAGGGTCGGCGTCTTCCCGGGGACGCCTTGCCGCCGCGGGTGCTGAGCGTGGCGGACTTGGGCATGGCCGAGGCGGTGTCTCGCCGTCTGCGCGAGCGCCGGTACTTCCATCCCGAGGGGCAGTCTGCCTCGGACGATCGCGTGAGCGGTGCTTTGCTGCGTGGGTTGCTGCTCGACCTGGATCACCACACGCTTGCGAGCGGGAACGATGACGCGTCCGATGAGATGGCCGAGCACCGGACCGCGGTCCAACGGGCCTTGTCGCTGATCCACGAAAAGCCCGGGCATCAACTTACCGTCGCGGACCTGGCCGAGGACGCGGGCTACAGCCCGGACCACTTCAGCCGCATCTTCCGCAGCCTGACCGGCCGCTCGCCCCAGGCCGCCATGATCCACGCCCGGCTGGACCGCGCCCGCCACCTGCTGCGCTCCACGCCGATGAGCATCTCCCAGATCGCCGAGGCGCTGGAGTACTCCGACGCGTTTTTCTTCTCCCGCCAATTCAAGAAGTTCGTCGGCGAGTCGCCCACCCAATACCGGCAGAAACCCCGATCTTAA
- a CDS encoding M16 family metallopeptidase: MPIQFRQHTLANQLTVIAEVNPDAHTAAIGFFVKAGARDETPEVMGVSHFLEHMMFKGTARRTAEDVNREFDELGANYNAYTSHEQTVYYAHVLPEFLPRATDLIGDMLRPALRTEDFDMEKNVILEEIGMYDDRPEWVLQDKLLEDYFRNEQGGDHPLGFRVLGTTDTIKALTADQMRAYFEHRYSPDNIVVAAAGRVNFEALVADVEQLCTDWPATGAVRDYAEPCPVEKADSVSDEKLSRHYLGMLCPAPSAQDDRRYAAKVLADVLGDHEGSRLYWSIIDPGLADEADFSFMPQDGTGAYLAYASCDPARAEQVETRLMEVLDAVVQAKDITEDEVMRTKNKLATQATLQGERPAGRMQALGVQWSYQGAYTPLDEELAKLMAVTVDDVHELLADFPFTPKTVLRLGPGVAV, from the coding sequence ATGCCCATTCAATTCCGCCAACACACCCTCGCCAACCAGCTCACCGTCATCGCCGAGGTCAACCCCGACGCCCACACCGCCGCGATCGGCTTCTTCGTGAAGGCCGGGGCCCGCGACGAGACGCCCGAGGTGATGGGCGTCTCGCACTTCCTCGAACACATGATGTTCAAGGGCACCGCCCGCCGTACCGCCGAGGACGTGAACCGCGAGTTCGACGAGCTCGGCGCCAACTACAACGCCTACACCAGCCACGAACAGACCGTGTACTACGCCCACGTCCTGCCCGAGTTTCTGCCGCGGGCAACTGACCTCATCGGCGACATGCTCCGCCCGGCCCTGCGCACCGAAGACTTCGACATGGAAAAGAACGTCATCCTCGAAGAGATCGGGATGTACGACGACCGCCCCGAGTGGGTGCTGCAGGACAAGCTGCTCGAAGACTACTTCCGCAACGAGCAGGGCGGCGACCACCCGCTGGGCTTCCGCGTGCTGGGCACGACCGACACGATCAAGGCGCTTACCGCCGACCAGATGCGGGCGTACTTCGAACACCGCTACAGCCCGGACAACATCGTCGTCGCCGCGGCGGGGCGGGTGAACTTCGAAGCGTTGGTCGCGGATGTCGAGCAGCTCTGCACCGACTGGCCCGCGACGGGCGCGGTCCGTGACTACGCCGAGCCATGTCCGGTGGAGAAGGCCGACAGCGTGTCGGACGAGAAGCTCAGTCGACACTACCTGGGCATGCTCTGCCCCGCGCCGAGTGCTCAGGACGACCGCAGATACGCCGCGAAGGTCTTGGCCGATGTATTGGGCGATCACGAAGGGTCACGGCTGTATTGGTCGATCATCGACCCCGGCCTCGCCGACGAGGCCGACTTCAGCTTCATGCCCCAGGACGGCACCGGCGCCTACCTCGCCTACGCCAGCTGCGACCCCGCCCGTGCCGAGCAGGTCGAAACCAGGCTGATGGAAGTCCTCGACGCGGTGGTCCAAGCCAAGGACATCACCGAAGACGAAGTCATGCGGACCAAAAACAAGCTCGCCACCCAAGCGACCCTGCAAGGCGAACGCCCCGCAGGCCGGATGCAGGCACTTGGCGTGCAGTGGAGCTACCAGGGCGCTTACACCCCGCTGGATGAAGAACTCGCCAAGCTCATGGCCGTCACGGTCGACGACGTCCATGAGCTCCTCGCCGACTTCCCCTTCACCCCCAAGACCGTGCTCCGCCTGGGCCCGGGGGTGGCTGTTTGA
- a CDS encoding GxxExxY protein, translated as MGDDIEELIEKVIGAAIEVHRHFGPGSLEATYHRALEIELKLQGIPFESEVPVTLDYKGHPVGQGRIDLLIDGRLVVELKAAHRGADQFKRQVLAYLRATDLPLGLVINFEVGVLKEGLARVRF; from the coding sequence ATGGGCGACGACATCGAAGAACTCATTGAGAAGGTGATTGGTGCGGCAATTGAAGTGCATCGCCATTTTGGTCCGGGTTCGCTCGAAGCTACTTATCACCGGGCTTTGGAGATCGAGTTAAAACTCCAAGGCATACCTTTTGAATCAGAAGTCCCGGTGACACTGGATTACAAGGGGCATCCTGTCGGCCAAGGCCGAATCGACCTGCTAATCGACGGGCGTCTCGTGGTAGAACTCAAAGCGGCACATCGCGGAGCAGACCAGTTCAAACGCCAGGTTTTGGCTTACCTCAGGGCTACAGACCTTCCATTGGGCTTAGTGATTAACTTTGAAGTTGGAGTGTTGAAAGAAGGCCTTGCCAGAGTCCGCTTCTGA
- the ribB gene encoding 3,4-dihydroxy-2-butanone-4-phosphate synthase gives MTHPIPDILQDLRDGKIVVLTDDEDRENEGDLVCAAEFCTAEVINFMLSEGRGMLFVALDGPTCDKLDLPPQAAVNTTQRGTAYTVTVDATARFGITTGVSAGERAQTIRTLADPQTLPTDLDRPGHIQPLRARDGGVLVRTGHTEGITDLCRLAGLRPVGVGIEVMNDDGTMARQAQIDELCTKHDIKSCSVAELIEYRMQRDLLVERIDTIPFTNEFGDWTLVAYRSVVDPFPHVALVCGDLAQLDGVDEPIDCGEPVLVRMHSQNLLGDVFGDAQQPSHQTLRQSMKMIQGAGRGAVVYLRHEGMGKGLLKRLQTPVPLGGSGEAEPADGPRFGESQETPGVSPPRNTMDYGIGSQVLRNLGVRHLRLITNHPFTPQALSGFGLTIDEFVPLPAE, from the coding sequence ATGACCCACCCTATCCCCGACATCCTGCAAGACCTGCGTGACGGCAAGATCGTTGTGCTCACCGACGACGAAGACCGCGAGAACGAGGGCGACCTCGTGTGTGCCGCCGAGTTCTGCACCGCCGAGGTGATCAACTTCATGCTGTCCGAGGGCCGGGGCATGCTGTTTGTCGCGCTCGACGGGCCGACGTGTGATAAGCTCGACCTGCCGCCCCAGGCCGCGGTCAACACCACCCAGCGCGGCACCGCCTACACCGTCACCGTCGACGCCACCGCCCGTTTCGGCATCACCACCGGCGTTTCGGCGGGCGAGCGGGCCCAGACCATCCGCACCCTCGCCGACCCGCAGACCCTACCCACCGACCTCGATCGGCCCGGCCACATCCAACCGCTCCGGGCCCGCGACGGCGGCGTCCTGGTCCGCACCGGGCACACCGAAGGCATCACCGACCTCTGCCGACTCGCCGGGCTCCGCCCCGTGGGCGTGGGCATCGAGGTCATGAACGACGACGGCACCATGGCCCGGCAGGCCCAGATCGACGAGCTCTGCACCAAGCACGACATCAAGTCTTGCTCCGTCGCCGAGCTGATCGAGTACCGCATGCAACGCGACCTGCTGGTCGAGCGGATCGACACCATCCCGTTCACCAACGAGTTCGGCGACTGGACGCTGGTGGCCTACCGTTCGGTGGTCGACCCGTTCCCTCACGTGGCTTTGGTCTGTGGCGACCTCGCCCAGCTTGATGGGGTGGATGAGCCGATCGATTGCGGCGAGCCGGTGCTGGTGCGGATGCACAGCCAGAACCTGCTTGGCGACGTATTCGGCGACGCCCAGCAGCCGTCGCATCAGACGCTGCGCCAATCCATGAAGATGATCCAGGGCGCGGGCCGCGGCGCGGTCGTGTATCTGCGGCACGAAGGGATGGGCAAGGGGCTGTTGAAACGCTTGCAGACGCCGGTGCCGCTGGGCGGATCCGGTGAGGCGGAGCCTGCGGACGGCCCACGCTTCGGCGAGTCGCAGGAAACCCCGGGTGTCTCCCCGCCCCGCAACACGATGGACTACGGCATCGGGTCGCAGGTGCTGCGGAACCTCGGCGTGAGGCACCTGCGTCTCATCACCAACCACCCGTTTACGCCTCAGGCGCTGTCGGGCTTCGGCCTGACAATCGACGAGTTTGTGCCCCTGCCCGCTGAATGA
- a CDS encoding RNA recognition motif domain-containing protein, with protein MTNIYVGNLPYSVEEEDLVEYFKQWGPVERATLVFDRETGRPRGFGFVEMDDAESAQKAIEEAHGKEFQGRPLTVNEARPRGSGRGNTSGYATRGNKPQNFSSPTPQPPAQNGYSNQSPTPMPPRDTPRSSDTPSQSPGGAGYSNQVYQ; from the coding sequence GTGACCAACATCTACGTCGGCAACCTACCCTATTCCGTTGAGGAAGAGGATTTGGTCGAGTACTTCAAGCAGTGGGGCCCCGTCGAGCGGGCGACGCTGGTCTTCGACCGCGAGACCGGCCGGCCCCGGGGGTTCGGCTTCGTCGAGATGGACGATGCCGAATCGGCCCAGAAAGCGATCGAAGAGGCGCACGGCAAGGAGTTCCAGGGCCGGCCCCTCACCGTCAACGAGGCCCGGCCTCGCGGCAGCGGCCGCGGCAACACCAGCGGCTACGCCACTCGGGGCAACAAGCCGCAAAACTTCAGCAGCCCCACGCCTCAGCCCCCGGCTCAGAACGGCTACAGCAACCAGTCGCCCACGCCGATGCCCCCGCGGGACACGCCACGCTCGAGCGACACCCCGTCTCAAAGCCCCGGCGGTGCGGGCTACTCGAATCAGGTCTACCAATAA
- a CDS encoding DEAD/DEAH box helicase, with the protein MQGRALQLAGAVQRLKPTDDSGDDVLLRAEVKDNGEVHTVEITKEDKRYAVAECTCDDFAAGAFCRHIWAVLLDLNEHDTDDDHEGVTISDLARLRLRAPKARKRDDSARPVRSAEPQWIGRLSLLRPTSAENDAENSDAVSIFPTQRQVCYVILPELSNRHNGLVVDLQQRTAIASGWSKPKPLRVGLDTIDTLADKADRELVSMMLGATWVTQNEASQSYRLDRGHHTYRIAPGSQRMLLQRLIATGRCFVELDEDETNNRTNQRPLRWAGNDQPWKLWMVARQGAGELLVDLQLRRAGKRIAVTDPEIVLGGRDGLLVNTNPVEATTGKSGRSRFPYALAAPFDDRDAYRWVSQFRDHRYADDDAVAADEATEALDEPISASALRIPAEDVPRFLERLYLLPQLPELDLPEGMGREEQLLEPAPHLDLYSPGSAEAAELISGSGKSSLVARVWFDYAGQRVNPARKGRFVPVGPAKTGAAGASASTDPTAQPAVVGAAADAEDTATSGAPAEEEAQQSAVAVEDAEVADTESADVVENLDDASPDEKLIRRNLRSEREAIAATAGLGLRHTASPTGDVLLVSPKQMPRAVASLLAEGWIISADQKIVRAAGPPALSIASGIDWFELRGKVTYEQTDGTEQEFTLPEILAAARSGQNMITLGDGSQALLPEQWLDEHGLLTALGQIEGDHLRFKSSQAAMLDALLDEKDLVEIDDRFKQARERLKQFEGIKPLDPAPEFGGKLRSYQSEGLGWLAFLREFGMGGILADDMGLGKTVQVLAMIQGRTLGHADHIDPPLLLSDDDDKVAPTAKAKKKPSLIVVPRSVIFNWLDEAQKFCPELKVLAYSGPDRAAMLPKFDDYDLVVTSFGLMRRDIDKLKEKAFDYAVLDEAQAIKNPSSQSAKAARLLQANHRLALTGTPVENHLGDLWSIFEFLNPGMLGANARFSDLVRGASSNAAADKLNTPVNAEGQAQAVMADNGEGSPEDEDFYLPEEQKGDAKADTVAQVAAALRPFILRRTKTQVLDDLPAKTEQTIICEMEPAQRKVYDQMRKYYRGTLMKQLDDTPANKNSKGGEDASGNGVGKSAFMVLEALLRLRQAACHPALIDKEGIDSGDENTPSAKLDTLSEMLAEVIDGGQKALVFSQFTSMLSLVRKRLDELGIRYAYLDGQTRNRKQVVEQFQEDPDLQVFLISLKAGGVGLNLTAAEYVFILDPWWNPAVEAQAIDRTHRIGQTKPVFAYRMICEDTVEQRIIELQQRKRKLADAIVGGQQNLLQSLTREDIEQLLS; encoded by the coding sequence ATGCAGGGGAGAGCTCTGCAGCTCGCCGGGGCCGTGCAGCGCCTCAAACCCACCGACGACTCCGGGGACGATGTGCTCCTGCGGGCCGAGGTGAAGGACAACGGCGAGGTCCACACCGTCGAGATCACCAAGGAAGACAAGCGTTACGCCGTCGCCGAGTGCACCTGTGACGACTTCGCCGCCGGGGCGTTCTGCCGGCACATCTGGGCGGTCCTGCTCGACCTCAACGAACACGACACCGACGACGACCACGAGGGCGTCACCATCAGCGACCTCGCCCGCCTGCGCCTCCGCGCCCCCAAGGCCCGCAAGCGCGACGACTCGGCCCGCCCGGTCCGCAGCGCCGAGCCGCAGTGGATCGGACGGCTCTCGCTGCTCCGCCCCACCTCCGCGGAGAACGACGCGGAAAACTCCGACGCCGTTTCCATCTTCCCGACCCAGCGTCAGGTCTGCTACGTCATCCTGCCCGAGCTCTCCAACCGCCACAACGGCCTGGTCGTCGACCTGCAGCAACGCACCGCGATTGCCTCGGGGTGGAGCAAGCCCAAGCCGCTGCGCGTCGGGCTGGACACGATCGACACCCTGGCCGACAAGGCCGACCGCGAACTGGTCAGCATGATGCTCGGCGCGACCTGGGTCACCCAGAACGAAGCCAGCCAGAGCTACCGCCTGGACCGCGGCCACCACACCTACCGCATCGCCCCCGGCAGCCAGCGCATGCTCCTGCAGCGCCTGATCGCCACCGGCCGATGCTTCGTGGAACTCGACGAAGACGAGACCAACAACCGTACCAACCAGCGTCCCTTGCGCTGGGCGGGCAACGATCAGCCTTGGAAGCTGTGGATGGTCGCACGCCAAGGCGCGGGCGAGTTGCTGGTCGACCTGCAGCTGCGTCGGGCGGGCAAGCGTATCGCCGTGACCGACCCCGAGATCGTGCTCGGCGGACGCGACGGCCTACTCGTCAACACCAACCCCGTCGAAGCGACCACCGGCAAGTCCGGGCGGTCCCGCTTCCCCTACGCATTGGCCGCGCCGTTCGACGACCGCGACGCCTACCGCTGGGTCAGCCAGTTCCGCGACCACCGCTATGCGGATGACGATGCGGTCGCGGCGGATGAAGCGACCGAAGCGCTCGACGAGCCGATCAGTGCCTCGGCCCTGCGCATCCCCGCGGAGGATGTACCGCGGTTCCTCGAACGTCTTTACCTGTTGCCGCAGCTGCCCGAGCTGGACCTGCCCGAGGGCATGGGCCGCGAAGAGCAACTCCTTGAGCCGGCTCCGCACTTGGACCTGTACAGCCCCGGCTCGGCCGAGGCCGCCGAGCTGATCTCGGGCAGCGGCAAGAGCAGCCTGGTCGCGCGGGTGTGGTTCGACTACGCCGGGCAACGCGTGAACCCCGCCCGCAAGGGACGCTTCGTCCCCGTGGGCCCGGCCAAGACCGGCGCGGCCGGTGCAAGCGCCAGCACCGACCCCACGGCCCAACCCGCCGTGGTCGGCGCCGCCGCGGATGCCGAAGACACCGCAACCAGCGGAGCCCCCGCCGAGGAAGAAGCCCAGCAGTCGGCCGTCGCGGTCGAAGACGCCGAGGTCGCCGACACCGAGTCGGCCGACGTCGTCGAAAACCTGGACGACGCCAGCCCGGACGAAAAACTCATCCGCCGCAACCTGCGTTCGGAGCGCGAAGCCATTGCCGCGACCGCGGGACTGGGCCTGCGCCACACCGCTTCGCCCACCGGCGACGTTCTCCTGGTGAGCCCCAAGCAGATGCCGCGGGCCGTGGCGTCGCTGCTCGCTGAAGGCTGGATCATCTCGGCCGATCAAAAAATCGTCCGCGCCGCCGGGCCGCCCGCCCTGTCGATCGCCTCGGGCATCGACTGGTTCGAGCTCCGCGGCAAGGTCACCTACGAACAGACGGATGGCACCGAGCAGGAGTTCACGCTCCCCGAGATCCTCGCCGCCGCCCGCTCCGGCCAGAACATGATCACCCTCGGCGACGGCAGCCAGGCGCTCCTCCCCGAGCAGTGGCTCGACGAGCACGGCCTGCTCACCGCGCTCGGCCAAATCGAGGGCGACCACCTCCGCTTCAAGTCGTCGCAAGCCGCGATGCTCGACGCCCTGCTCGATGAGAAGGACCTGGTCGAGATCGACGACCGCTTCAAGCAGGCCCGCGAACGCCTCAAGCAATTCGAAGGCATCAAGCCGCTCGACCCCGCGCCGGAGTTCGGCGGCAAGCTCCGCTCCTACCAGTCCGAAGGTCTGGGTTGGCTGGCGTTCCTCCGCGAGTTCGGCATGGGCGGCATCCTGGCCGACGACATGGGCCTGGGCAAGACGGTTCAGGTCCTGGCGATGATCCAGGGCCGGACGCTCGGCCACGCCGACCACATCGACCCGCCGCTCCTGCTCAGCGACGACGACGACAAGGTCGCGCCCACCGCCAAGGCCAAGAAGAAGCCTTCGCTCATCGTGGTGCCGCGTTCGGTCATCTTCAACTGGCTCGACGAGGCCCAGAAGTTCTGCCCCGAGCTCAAGGTCCTGGCCTACTCCGGCCCCGACCGCGCGGCGATGCTGCCCAAGTTCGACGACTACGACCTGGTCGTCACCAGCTTCGGCCTGATGCGGCGCGACATCGACAAGCTCAAGGAAAAAGCGTTCGACTACGCCGTGCTCGACGAGGCCCAGGCGATCAAGAACCCCTCGTCGCAGTCCGCCAAGGCCGCCCGCCTCTTGCAAGCCAACCACCGCCTGGCCCTCACGGGTACGCCCGTCGAGAACCACCTCGGCGACCTGTGGTCGATCTTCGAGTTCCTCAACCCCGGCATGCTCGGCGCCAACGCCCGGTTCAGCGACCTGGTCCGCGGGGCCTCCAGCAACGCCGCGGCCGACAAACTCAACACCCCGGTCAACGCCGAGGGCCAAGCCCAAGCGGTCATGGCCGACAACGGCGAGGGCTCGCCCGAAGACGAAGACTTCTACCTGCCCGAAGAGCAGAAGGGCGACGCCAAGGCCGACACGGTGGCCCAGGTCGCCGCGGCGCTGCGGCCGTTCATCCTGCGTCGCACCAAGACCCAGGTGCTCGACGACCTGCCGGCCAAGACCGAGCAGACCATCATCTGCGAGATGGAGCCCGCCCAGCGCAAGGTCTACGACCAGATGCGCAAGTACTACCGCGGCACCCTGATGAAACAGCTCGACGACACCCCCGCCAACAAGAACAGCAAGGGCGGCGAAGACGCGTCGGGCAACGGCGTCGGTAAGTCGGCGTTCATGGTGCTCGAGGCGCTCTTGCGTCTGCGTCAGGCCGCGTGCCACCCCGCCCTCATCGACAAGGAAGGCATCGACTCGGGCGACGAAAACACGCCCTCGGCCAAGCTCGACACGCTCAGCGAGATGCTCGCCGAGGTCATCGACGGCGGCCAAAAAGCCCTAGTGTTCAGCCAGTTCACCTCGATGCTGTCGCTGGTCCGCAAACGCCTCGACGAACTCGGCATCCGCTACGCCTACCTCGACGGCCAAACCCGCAACCGCAAGCAGGTCGTCGAGCAGTTCCAGGAAGACCCGGACCTGCAGGTGTTTCTGATCTCGCTCAAGGCCGGCGGCGTGGGCCTGAACCTCACCGCGGCGGAGTACGTGTTCATCCTCGACCCGTGGTGGAACCCGGCCGTGGAGGCCCAGGCGATCGACCGGACCCACCGCATCGGCCAGACCAAGCCGGTCTTCGCCTACCGCATGATCTGCGAAGACACCGTCGAGCAGCGCATCATCGAGCTGCAGCAACGCAAGCGCAAGCTCGCAGATGCGATCGTCGGCGGTCAGCAGAACCTGCTGCAGAGCCTGACCCGGGAAGATATCGAGCAGCTGCTGTCATAA
- a CDS encoding CPBP family intramembrane glutamic endopeptidase translates to MIQSLFNLAAPTLGAEEVPPWPDGAIWGAALVVILAMVVVAVKMQGPMLRRGPLREIDFTHADIVIGFGLVGMIFLDKVLIGLGGQFIDWPKNVSLGIQQVSALALIGGAVFFFGKAWMTEAGLRKAGFVPRQPGRDLVYTLVSTPVGVLFTFATLLTVNGVATAAGHPSPEVNHGMLKQLEDADLQLKITIIVTAVVVGPFLEEIVFRGLLQTLLLEVLGRKARWATILIASAIFAFVHIGAVSWHALPGLMMLGIVLGWMYEKTGSLLPVYLVHAAFNGLNILIVLQGWSE, encoded by the coding sequence TTGATTCAAAGTCTGTTCAACCTGGCCGCCCCAACGCTCGGGGCTGAAGAGGTGCCGCCTTGGCCCGACGGCGCGATCTGGGGCGCGGCGTTGGTGGTCATCCTGGCGATGGTGGTCGTCGCGGTGAAGATGCAGGGCCCGATGCTGCGACGCGGACCGCTGCGCGAGATCGATTTCACCCACGCAGACATCGTCATCGGCTTCGGCCTGGTCGGGATGATCTTTCTCGACAAGGTTTTGATCGGGTTGGGCGGACAGTTCATCGACTGGCCCAAGAACGTGTCGCTGGGCATCCAGCAAGTCTCCGCACTGGCGCTCATCGGCGGGGCGGTGTTCTTCTTCGGCAAGGCGTGGATGACCGAGGCGGGGCTACGCAAGGCGGGCTTTGTGCCGCGTCAGCCCGGGCGGGACCTGGTCTACACCTTGGTCAGTACGCCGGTGGGGGTGCTGTTTACCTTTGCGACGCTGCTCACGGTCAACGGCGTGGCGACCGCGGCGGGCCACCCGTCTCCCGAAGTGAACCACGGGATGCTCAAGCAGTTGGAAGACGCCGACCTCCAACTCAAGATCACGATCATCGTCACGGCGGTGGTGGTGGGACCGTTCCTGGAAGAGATCGTCTTCCGCGGGCTGCTGCAGACGCTGCTGCTCGAGGTGCTGGGGCGTAAAGCCCGGTGGGCGACCATCCTGATCGCCTCGGCGATCTTCGCGTTTGTGCACATTGGAGCGGTGTCGTGGCACGCGTTGCCCGGGCTCATGATGCTGGGGATCGTGTTGGGGTGGATGTACGAGAAGACGGGGAGTTTGCTGCCGGTTTACCTTGTGCACGCGGCGTTCAACGGGCTGAACATCCTGATCGTGCTGCAGGGGTGGTCGGAGTAG
- a CDS encoding superoxide dismutase family protein — MNRTFSLCVALLAVGLFVVIAQGNPLSQIKQAANETRDAAESKSEEIAKEAEGHEKHDEHASHDDHHDHAKHDDHSHGKHHDDDDDDDDDDEFEVEVDHAVAIMIPTEGNNVRGVIRFDQTKMGVRVTASVSGLNPNQKHGFHIHEFGDISDPAGKATGGHYNPQGHDHALPHDHGAGHGHAHARHAGDLGNLQADADGNATFDQTFDNISVFDDDFNPIIGRGVIIHAQPDDGGQPTGNAGARISQGVIGVANTK; from the coding sequence ATGAACCGCACCTTCTCGCTTTGTGTTGCCCTGCTTGCTGTTGGGCTGTTTGTTGTTATCGCCCAAGGCAACCCGCTGTCGCAGATCAAGCAGGCCGCCAACGAAACCCGCGACGCCGCCGAGTCGAAGTCGGAAGAAATCGCGAAGGAAGCCGAGGGGCACGAGAAGCACGATGAACACGCCAGCCATGACGACCATCACGATCACGCGAAGCACGACGATCACAGCCACGGCAAGCACCACGACGACGATGATGATGATGATGACGACGACGAGTTCGAGGTGGAAGTCGATCACGCGGTCGCCATCATGATCCCCACCGAGGGCAACAACGTCCGCGGCGTGATCCGCTTTGATCAGACCAAGATGGGCGTCCGCGTCACGGCCAGCGTGTCGGGGCTCAACCCCAACCAGAAGCACGGCTTCCACATCCACGAGTTCGGCGATATCTCCGACCCCGCGGGCAAAGCCACCGGCGGCCACTACAACCCGCAAGGCCACGACCACGCCCTGCCCCACGACCATGGGGCCGGCCACGGTCATGCCCACGCGCGACACGCCGGGGACCTGGGGAACCTCCAGGCCGACGCGGACGGAAACGCGACCTTCGACCAGACCTTCGACAACATCAGTGTCTTCGACGACGACTTCAACCCCATCATTGGCCGCGGCGTGATCATCCACGCCCAGCCCGACGACGGCGGCCAACCCACCGGCAACGCCGGGGCCCGCATCTCGCAGGGCGTCATCGGTGTCGCCAACACAAAGTAA
- a CDS encoding RNA polymerase sigma factor, whose protein sequence is MPELDVAQTLRTASSGDPDAWRDLVTAYSGRVFGLLVKHCGDRELAEELTQITFVKLVDQLGAKDGYAEQGRFESWLFRIAMNKLRDEMRRRKRQARPTDMTPGAGRGESPSGEANTGGLGVFAASSDEGGLGEDPAERLSRAEQVGRLQEAIAGLPEADREILHLRHTAGLSFAQIAETLDQPLGTVLARGHRALGKLKKLMTEEEPERKRA, encoded by the coding sequence ATGCCAGAGTTGGATGTAGCCCAGACGCTCCGGACCGCCTCGTCGGGAGACCCCGATGCGTGGCGTGACCTGGTCACCGCGTACAGCGGCCGTGTGTTTGGCTTGCTGGTTAAACATTGTGGTGACCGTGAGTTAGCGGAAGAGCTCACTCAGATCACGTTCGTCAAGCTGGTGGACCAGCTCGGGGCCAAGGACGGCTACGCGGAACAGGGGCGATTCGAGTCCTGGCTGTTTCGGATCGCCATGAACAAGCTGCGGGACGAGATGCGTCGCCGCAAACGGCAGGCCCGGCCAACGGATATGACCCCCGGGGCCGGCCGAGGCGAATCGCCGAGTGGCGAAGCGAACACCGGGGGATTGGGCGTCTTCGCGGCGTCGAGCGACGAGGGCGGGCTGGGCGAAGACCCGGCCGAGCGATTGAGCCGGGCCGAGCAGGTCGGCCGGCTGCAAGAAGCCATCGCGGGACTGCCCGAAGCCGACCGCGAGATCCTGCACCTCCGGCACACCGCTGGGCTGAGTTTCGCCCAGATCGCCGAAACACTGGACCAACCCCTGGGCACCGTGCTCGCCCGGGGACACCGAGCCTTGGGCAAACTCAAGAAGCTGATGACCGAAGAAGAACCCGAGAGAAAACGAGCGTAA